In Campylobacter vulpis, a genomic segment contains:
- a CDS encoding restriction endonuclease subunit S codes for MKTDTLKKSLLDYAIKGKLTARFRRENNGLNAFNEINTYNEAIKEKRKDLEKELKKLEIKLKKPQSVIAREQSERSNLQGKQELKSQIQILKKELTKCKEIQPIITPASLRGEAEANHTPKTANRLPQVSSETLAMTTTPPFTIPNSWAWVKLGDICEDLFAGGDKPQLFSSTQTENCQVPIYTNGVKNNGLYGFTNEAYVKKSAITISGRGTIGFVCVRNEPFYPIIRLLVAIPNEAINLNYLAYVLMPLIPKSSGTSIPQLTIPMIQNLSIPLPPLCEQQEIVKKLDLLVTLANDFAITKENLKRIEKRIEKSLLKLALEGSLSKLYRRSSPTLSAFDEINTYNEAIKEKRKNLEKELKKCEKELKLEKDKDKKALFKSQIQMLKKELTKCKEITPLNLSEAPFEIPNSWAWVKLGDICEMKKGPFGSAITKDMFIPNGSNAVKIYEQKNAIQKSETLGEYYISLEHFEKLKQFEVFENDIIVSCAGTIGEIFRIPKNAPKGIINQALMKIKLVNEEWIPYFMIFFDFLIKQKSQENSKGSAIKNIPPLDILKNFSIPLPPLCEQEHIVQTLDTLFTLKKGLRVD; via the coding sequence CTATGCCATTAAAGGCAAACTTACTGCTAGATTCCGCCGTGAAAATAATGGGCTTAACGCCTTTAATGAAATCAATACTTACAACGAAGCCATAAAAGAAAAACGCAAAGATTTAGAAAAAGAGCTTAAAAAGCTAGAAATCAAACTTAAAAAGCCCCAATCCGTCATTGCGAGGGAGCAAAGCGAGCGAAGCAATCTACAAGGCAAACAAGAGCTAAAATCTCAAATCCAAATTCTAAAAAAAGAGCTTACAAAATGCAAAGAAATTCAGCCTATTATTACCCCTGCGTCATTGCGAGGCGAAGCCGAAGCAAACCACACACCAAAAACCGCAAATAGATTGCCGCAAGTTTCTAGCGAAACTCTCGCAATGACGACTACCCCGCCCTTTACTATCCCAAATTCTTGGGCGTGGGTAAAACTTGGGGATATTTGTGAAGATTTATTTGCTGGTGGAGATAAACCGCAACTTTTTTCAAGCACACAAACAGAAAATTGTCAAGTCCCAATTTATACAAATGGGGTAAAAAATAATGGCTTGTATGGTTTTACAAACGAAGCTTATGTTAAAAAGTCTGCTATAACGATTTCAGGCAGAGGCACGATAGGTTTTGTATGTGTAAGAAATGAGCCTTTTTACCCTATAATCCGTCTTTTAGTGGCTATTCCAAACGAAGCAATAAATTTAAATTATTTAGCTTATGTCTTAATGCCTTTAATTCCAAAATCAAGCGGAACAAGTATTCCGCAATTAACAATACCGATGATACAAAATCTTTCTATCCCCCTGCCGCCATTATGCGAACAGCAAGAAATCGTCAAAAAACTTGATTTGCTCGTTACACTCGCAAATGATTTTGCTATCACTAAAGAGAATTTAAAGAGAATTGAAAAGAGAATTGAAAAGAGTTTGCTTAAACTTGCCCTAGAGGGCAGTTTAAGCAAACTTTATCGCAGAAGCTCCCCTACACTCTCCGCCTTTGATGAAATCAATACTTACAACGAAGCCATAAAAGAAAAACGCAAAAATTTAGAAAAAGAGTTAAAAAAATGTGAAAAAGAATTAAAGCTTGAAAAAGACAAAGATAAAAAAGCCCTTTTTAAATCTCAAATACAAATGCTAAAAAAAGAGCTTACAAAATGCAAGGAAATCACGCCCTTAAACCTTAGCGAAGCACCCTTTGAAATCCCAAATTCTTGGGCGTGGGTAAAACTTGGGGATATTTGTGAGATGAAAAAAGGACCCTTTGGGAGTGCAATTACAAAAGATATGTTTATCCCAAATGGAAGTAATGCGGTAAAAATATACGAGCAAAAAAATGCTATTCAAAAGAGCGAAACTCTAGGGGAATACTATATTTCATTAGAACATTTTGAAAAACTAAAGCAATTTGAAGTTTTTGAAAATGACATTATTGTAAGTTGTGCGGGGACGATAGGCGAAATTTTTAGAATTCCAAAAAATGCACCAAAAGGAATTATCAATCAAGCCTTAATGAAAATCAAGCTAGTCAATGAAGAGTGGATACCATATTTTATGATTTTTTTTGATTTTCTTATTAAGCAAAAATCTCAAGAAAACAGCAAAGGCTCAGCTATTAAAAATATTCCACCGCTAGATATTTTAAAAAACTTTTCTATCCCCCTGCCGCCATTATGCGAACAAGAACACATCGTGCAAACTTTAGACACCCT